A window of the Oncorhynchus kisutch isolate 150728-3 linkage group LG12, Okis_V2, whole genome shotgun sequence genome harbors these coding sequences:
- the LOC109900369 gene encoding V-type proton ATPase 116 kDa subunit a, whose product MGAFFRSEEVCLVQLFLQSGSAYNCVNELGELGLVEFRDLNPNVNSFHRKFVNEVRRCEEMVKSFTYLEQEISRSLFHPLAGPLPIPSPVPSAPQPRELMAIEEESERLARELREVSRNRDSLMNQLIQLSQFRGVLIQTQSLTVSQAPPPSSLETAALLDNRQDIRLSFVSGVVHPWKVLSFERLLWRACRGYIIVDFREMDERPESPETMAQWTVFLISFWGEQIGQKVKKICDCFHTHTFDYPEGTTEREKILHGLQGRIVDIKTVLSQTEHYLQQLLCRSVALLAQWKVRVQKCKAVQAMLNLCSPSVTDKCLIAEAWCFVSKLLLLQSSLIEGTRKNDSGVDSFYNRLPDPSTPPPTLFHTNSFTAGFQSIVDAYGVARYREVNPAVYTIITFPFLFAVMFGDVGHGLLMTMAALWMVLQERDLKLRTNDNEVHTPYHSPRGWYYRRKTRGLELMLEPGELSEVLWVMVIRISLSWEGYMGSVVLAVIFSFFATHRLRPACHGGAVHLPARAQIALGGVPE is encoded by the exons ATGGGCGCGTTCTTTCGGAGCGAGGAGGTGTGTCTTGTGCAGCTCTTTCTCCAATCGGGGTCAGCCTACAACTGCGTCAACGAGCTTGGAGAGCTGGGTCTGGTCGAATTCAGAGAC tTGAACCCCAATGTCAACTCGTTCCATAGGAAGTTTGTGAACGAGGTGCGGCGCTGTGAGGAGATGGTGAAGTCCTTCA cgTACCTGGAGCAGGAGATCAGCCGGTCCCTGTTCCACCCGCTGGCGggtcctctccccatccccagcCCTGTGCCCTCCGCTCCCCAGCCCAGAGAACTCATGGCCAtcgaggaggagagcgagaggctGGCCAGGGAGCTACGAGAG GTGTCCAGGAACAGAGACAGCCTGATGAACCAGCTGATCCAGCTCAGCCAATTCAGAGGGGTTTTGATCCAGACACAGTCCCTCACAGTCTCACAG GCTCCGCCTCCCTCTTCTCTGGAGACTGCTGCCTTACTGGACAACAGACAAGACATCAGGCTGAG TTTTGTGTCTGGCGTGGTCCACCCATGGAAGGTTCTGTCGTTTGAGCGGCTGCTATGGCGAGCGTGCCGCGGTTACATCATTGTCGACTTCAGGGAGATGGACGAGAGGCCGGAGAGTCCTGAAACG ATGGCCCAGTGGACAGTCTTCCTCATCTCTTTCTGGGGCGAGCAGATTGGACAGAAAGTCAAGAAGATCTGTGATTG ttTCCACACCCACACCTTTGACTACCCAGAGGGcacgacggagagagagaagattcTGCACGGGCTGCAGGGAAGGATAGTAGACATCAAAACG GTCCTCTCACAGACGGAACATTACCTGCAGCAGTTGCTGTGTCGCTCGGTGGCCCTGCTGGCCCAGTGGAAGGTGCGGGTCCAGAAGTGTAAGGCCGTCCAGGCCATGCTCAACCTCTGCAGCCCCTCCGTCACTGACAAGTGTCTGATCGCTGAGGCCTGGTGTTTCGTCAGCAAGCTGCTACTGCTGCAGAGCTCCCTGATAGAGGGAacg aggAAGAACGACAGTGGTGTGGACTCATTCTATAACCGCCTCCCGGACCCAAGCacccctcctcccaccctcttCCACACCAACTCCTTCACAGCCGGCTTCCAGAGCATCGTAGACGCATACGGTGTTGCCAGATACAGAGAGGTCAAcccag CGGTGTACACCATTATCACCTTCCCCTTCCTGTTTGCGGTGATGTTTGGGGACGTGGGCCACGGCCTCCTCATGACCATGGCCGCTCTCTGGATGGTGCTGCAGGAGAGAGACCTCAAACTCAGGACCAACGACAACGAGGTACACACACCTTACCACTCTCCTCGTGGATGGTACTACAGGAGAAAGACCAGAGGACTGGAGCTGATGCTAGAGCCTGGAG agcTGTCGGAGGTGCTATGGGTGATGGTGATACGTATCAGCCTGTCGTGGGAGGGCTACATGGGATCTGTAGTTCTAGCCGTCATCTTTTCCTTCTTTGCCACACACCGTCTCCGTCCTGCTTGTCATGGAGGGGCTGTCCACCTTCCTGCACGTGCTCAGATTGCACTG GGTGGAGTTCCAGAATAA